Within the bacterium genome, the region TTGCGAAGGGCACTTTGGATGAGATTATTTCCACTAAAGGAAGCCTAACGGGCGATTTTCTGTCAAAGCGGGCAGAAATCGCCATCCCCGAGAAGCGCCGCACAACTAATGGGGAGTGGATTGAACTCACCAATGCGCGCCAGCATAACCTCAAGAGCATTGACCTGAGGCTCCCGTTAGGAAGCTTTGTAGCAATTACCGGCGTATCGGGTAGCGGTAAGAGCACCCTTATTCAAGAAACCCTTTTCCCGCGTCTAATGTATCAAGTCTACGGTACGCGCACGACTTGGGGGAAGCATGACGAGGTCAAGGGGTTGGAACACGTCGATAAGGTCATCGATATCAACCAAAGCCCAATCGGTAGGACTCCACGTTCGAATCCGGCTACTTACACCGGCGTTTTCGATATGATTCGCGACCTGTTTTCTAAAACCCCTGACGCCAAAATGCGCGGATATAAAGCCGGACGGTTTAGCTTCAATGTGAAGGGCGGGCGTTGTGAGGCCTGCAAGGGAGATGGCATTATCAAGATCGAAATGCACTTCCTGCCCGATGTTTATGTGCCGTGTGAGATATGCAAGGGCAAGCGCTATAACCGTGAAACGCTCGAAGTCAAATACAAGGGCAAGAATATTGCCGAAGTATTGGCGATGAATGTTGAGGAAGCATTGGATTTCTTCTCGGCCATTCCGTCCATTCTGCGCAAGATGCAAACGCTGCACGATGTCGGTCTGGACTACATCCAATTAGGCCAGCCGGCGACAACCTTATCAGGCGGTGAAGCCCAGCGCGTCAAACTTTCTACCGAACTCAGCAAGAAGGGCACTGGCCGAACGGTTTATATTCTCGATGAGCCGACTACGGGTTTGCATTTCTTTGACGTTGATAAGCTCTTGGGCGTTCTACATCGATTAGTTGATGCCGGCAATACCGTTATTGTTATCGAACACAACTTAGACGTTATCAAAACTGCCGATTGGGTTGTTGATTTAGGCCCTGAAGGTGGAGACGCCGGCGGCCAAATAGTAGCCGAAGGCCCTCCTGAGCACATTGCTAAAGTTAAAAAGTCCTATACCGGCCAATTCCTAAAGAACATCCTCCCCAACACCCATCCAAGGGTAGCCATTGTCTCCGCCGAGCTTCCAAAGGCAGATGTGCCAAAGCGAAAGAAAAAGACGTCTGTAGGGAAGTAAGGTGTAAAGTAAAAGGCAGAATCCAGATAATTTTCCCCTTGGAAAGGATGAAACTTTTCTGAATTCGTTCTTGCTTCTTCCCTAACACCTTCCCAACACATTACAACCATAACCTACTTTGTCTGCCTAGGGTATAGTAGCAACAAATAAGCTTTTGGAGGTTTCAATGGAATTTGATGGCGCAAGGGCGTATGAATACACCCGCGTTTTAACGAAAGATATTGGAAGTCGTTTTGCTGGGCAAGATGGCGAGAAAAAGGGCGCTGAGTACGTATTAAAGACCTTTAAAGAATTTGGTTATGAGGATGCGCGCCTTCAGCCATTCCCAATCGATTTGTATGAAGCATGGGATGAGAAGCTGACCGTCGACGGGTTAGGTAACGTTCCATGTGTTGGTATCCTTGGCGGCGAGGATTGTCCTGACGGCATTACCGGAGAATTGAAATATGTCGAAGGCGGCGAGCCTGCAAATCTAGGGCCAGACTGCCGAGACAAGATTTTGATGATATGTGGCGACATCGGGCCTATGAATAAGTATAAGAATATGCTCGCCCACAAGCCGAGAGCGATCATCGTTCTCGATGGCAGCTATTTCAGGCCTCCTTGTCGTAATAACCTGAGCCATGAACGAAAGAAGATGTTCGGCTCGGTGCCAATGGTACGCGTCGCCTATGAGTACGGCAAGAAGATGTGGCCTTTGAGCGGGAAGACTGCAACCCTTTCGCTTCGCTCGACTTATCGTGAATCGACTGCTTATAATATTATCTGCGACCTTCCTGGTACAGAAGATTCCAAGGACATCATCGTAGTTTGCGGTCACGTGGATAGTATCTATGACAGCCCAGGCGCAATTGATAACGCAACTGGAACTTCTTGTGTGATGGAACTAGCCAGAATCTTCAAGAAGATCGGTTCGAAGCGCCACCTCCGCTTTATCGCTTTCAGTGGTGAAGAGCAGGGGCTGCGCGGCAGTGTTTACTATGTGCGTGAACTCCGCAAGGCCGATAAGGTTGCTAAGAAAGATAAAGAGTTTGCTCTTACCGGTCAGGAGACCGAACTTGACCATCACCGATTGGTTGTCAATATCGACATCCAGGGAACGATGCCGGGTACCTCGGGCGCAATTATCAGTGGTCCGTCTGATTTAACCGCATCGGTTCGATTACTGGCAGCTGAAAACGGCC harbors:
- a CDS encoding M20/M25/M40 family metallo-hydrolase; protein product: MEFDGARAYEYTRVLTKDIGSRFAGQDGEKKGAEYVLKTFKEFGYEDARLQPFPIDLYEAWDEKLTVDGLGNVPCVGILGGEDCPDGITGELKYVEGGEPANLGPDCRDKILMICGDIGPMNKYKNMLAHKPRAIIVLDGSYFRPPCRNNLSHERKKMFGSVPMVRVAYEYGKKMWPLSGKTATLSLRSTYRESTAYNIICDLPGTEDSKDIIVVCGHVDSIYDSPGAIDNATGTSCVMELARIFKKIGSKRHLRFIAFSGEEQGLRGSVYYVRELRKADKVAKKDKEFALTGQETELDHHRLVVNIDIQGTMPGTSGAIISGPSDLTASVRLLAAENGPAQSVSEGCYSSDNAPFGDAGVPSISWGRGGPDGFYGHTCLDAFEQVSQEGLKVAGAFILKWMRRYITEPLIIPFERTIPDDQKTQISNYFKERAMLRLD
- the uvrA gene encoding excinuclease ABC subunit UvrA, coding for IIAERAVKEIKTRLGFLNDVGLNYLTLDRTATTLAGGEAQRIRLATQIGSGLMGVLYILDEPSIGLHQRDNHKLIETLIRLRDIGNTVIVVEHDEDTMRSADYIVDMGPGAGEHGGFVVAKGTLDEIISTKGSLTGDFLSKRAEIAIPEKRRTTNGEWIELTNARQHNLKSIDLRLPLGSFVAITGVSGSGKSTLIQETLFPRLMYQVYGTRTTWGKHDEVKGLEHVDKVIDINQSPIGRTPRSNPATYTGVFDMIRDLFSKTPDAKMRGYKAGRFSFNVKGGRCEACKGDGIIKIEMHFLPDVYVPCEICKGKRYNRETLEVKYKGKNIAEVLAMNVEEALDFFSAIPSILRKMQTLHDVGLDYIQLGQPATTLSGGEAQRVKLSTELSKKGTGRTVYILDEPTTGLHFFDVDKLLGVLHRLVDAGNTVIVIEHNLDVIKTADWVVDLGPEGGDAGGQIVAEGPPEHIAKVKKSYTGQFLKNILPNTHPRVAIVSAELPKADVPKRKKKTSVGK